One genomic segment of Musa acuminata AAA Group cultivar baxijiao chromosome BXJ3-3, Cavendish_Baxijiao_AAA, whole genome shotgun sequence includes these proteins:
- the LOC135632558 gene encoding uncharacterized protein LOC135632558, with product MESGLRNLHFVLIPWLGMSHTIPMIDIGRLLAERGVTVTVVMTRDGAARLSPTIAQIASSGLPIRFATLPLPSVEVGLPEGCETGDSLPSMDLMPNLYRGSKFLRQPLEELLREQTIAPSCIICGARYPWTPEVARELGIPCFIFQGFGSFALLCMHNLYCYRPHERASSPTEPFVVPGLPFHFEIARQQLPLQFQLLPRFTEICNEVREGELAMDGVLVNSVDELEPGYAERLAAASGKKVYTIGPVSLCYKSGRLDMANRGKKLSVDASRCLDWLDSMKPRSVIYVSFGSFGSFAPAQLMELGYGLLASNRPFIWVINGLERFPGAVDQWLQEKLEKEGDSKCLLIRGWAPQVMILSHPAVGGFLTHCGWNSTLESASAGVPMATWPLFSEQFLNEKLIVDVLRIGVEVGVKTSMQQMRQSPEEGARVSREEVAKAVERLMDGGQEGEERRRRAKEFGEKARIAMMEGGSSYENVTRLIELVATKAKESQAFSYPTASASTRLAPTHRSTKAVMESGLRNLHFVLIPWLGMSHTIPMIDIGRLLAERGVTVTVVMTRDGAARLSPTIAQIASSGLPIRFATLPLPSVEVGLPEGCETGDSLPSMDLMPNLYRGSKFLRQPLEELLREQTIAPSCIICGACYPWTPEVARELGIPCFIFQGFGSFALLCMHNLYCYRPHERASSPTEPFVLPGLPFHFEIARQQLPLQFQLLPRFTEMCNEVREGEFAMDGVLVNSVDELEPGYSERLAAASGKKVCTIGPVSLCYRSGRLDMANRGKKLSVDASRCLDWLDSMKPRSVIYVSFGSVGSFAPAQLMELGYGLLASNRPFIWVINGLERFPGAVDQWLQEKLEKEGDSKCLLIRGWAPQVMILSHPAVGGFLTHCGWNSTLESASAGVPMATWPLFSEQFLNEKLIVDVLGIGVAVGVKTSMQQMRQSPEEGARISREEVAKAVERLMDGGQEGEERRRRAEEFGEKARKAMMEGGSSYENVTRLIELVATKAKE from the exons ATGGAGTCCGGTCTTAGGAACCTCCACTTTGTTCTCATCCCGTGGCTGGGCATGAGCCACACGATTCCCATGATCGACATCGGCCGCCTGCTCGCCGAGCGTGGCGTGACCGTCACCGTCGTGATGACGCGGGACGGTGCCGCTCGACTGAGCCCGACCATCGCCCAAATCGCCAGCTCGGGTCTTCCCATCCGCTTCGCCACCCTCCCCTTACCGTCGGTGGAGGTGGGCCTCCCGGAGGGCTGCGAGACCGGCGACAGCCTACCCTCCATGGACTTGATGCCCAACCTCTACCGCGGATCCAAGTTTCTGCGGCAGCCCTTGGAGGAGCTGCTTCGAGAGCAGACGATCGCCCCGAGCTGCATCATCTGTGGCGCGCGCTACCCGTGGACTCCGGAGGTTGCTCGCGAGCTCGGCATTCCATGCTTCATCTTCCAAGGCTTTGGCTCCTTCGCACTTCTTTGCATGCACAACCTCTACTGTTACAGGCCCCATGAGCGCGCGTCGTCCCCGACCGAGCCCTTCGTAGTCCCAGGCTTGCCATTTCATTTCGAGATCGCCAGGCAGCAACTACCACTTCAATTCCAGTTGTTGCCTCGTTTCACGGAGATTTGCAATGAAGTACGAGAGGGCGAATTAGCCATGGACGGTGTCCTCGTCAACAGTGTCGACGAATTGGAGCCAGGATATGCCGAGCGCTTAGCGGCGGCCTCCGGGAAGAAGGTGTACACCATCGGACCGGTGTCGCTGTGTTATAAATCAGGGAGGTTGGACATGGCTAATAGGGGTAAGAAGCTGTCAGTGGATGCAAGCCGATGCTTAGATTGGCTTGATTCGATGAAGCCACGGTCCGTGATCTACGTCAGTTTCGGTAGCTTCGGCAGCTTCGCACCCGCACAACTGATGGAGCTCGGCTACGGTCTGCTCGCCTCAAACAGGCCATTCATCTGGGTCATCAATGGCCTGGAAAGGTTTCCGGGCGCAGTAGACCAATGGCTGCAAGAGAAGCTCGAGAAAGAAGGTGACTCAAAGTGTCTCTTGATCAGGGGGTGGGCGCCGCAGGTGATGATCCTGTCGCACCCGGCGGTGGGTGGTTTCTTGacgcactgcgggtggaactcgacGCTGGAGAGCGCGAGTGCGGGCGTACCGATGGCGACATGGCCGCTCTTCTCGGAGCAATTCCTCAACGAGAAGTTGATCGTGGATGTGCTCAGGATCGGAGTCGAGGTGGGCGTCAAGACCTCCATGCAGCAGATGAGGCAATCGCCGGAAGAGGGAGCGCGGGTCTCGAGGGAGGAAGTCGCTAAGGCCGTGGAGAGGTTGATGGACGGAGGGCAGGagggagaagagaggagaaggagagctAAAGAATTTGGAGAGAAGGCACGGATAGCGATGATGGAGGGAGGTTCTTCGTATGAGAACGTGACACGATTGATTGAATTGGTGGCAACAAAAGCGAAGGAA TCCCAAGCATTCTCTTATCCAACCGCTAGTGCCTCAACAAGACTCGCTCCTACTCACCGCTCAACCAAGGCAGTCATGGAGTCCGGTCTTAGGAACCTCCACTTTGTTCTCATCCCGTGGCTGGGCATGAGCCACACGATTCCCATGATCGACATCGGCCGCCTGCTCGCCGAGCGTGGCGTGACCGTCACCGTCGTGATGACGCGGGACGGTGCCGCTCGACTGAGCCCGACCATCGCCCAAATCGCCAGCTCGGGTCTTCCCATCCGCTTCGCCACCCTCCCCTTACCCTCGGTGGAGGTGGGCCTCCCGGAGGGCTGCGAGACCGGCGACAGCCTACCCTCCATGGACTTGATGCCCAACCTCTACCGCGGATCCAAGTTTCTGCGGCAGCCCCTGGAGGAGCTGCTTCGAGAGCAGACGATCGCCCCGAGCTGCATCATCTGTGGCGCGTGCTACCCGTGGACTCCGGAGGTTGCTCGCGAGCTCGGCATTCCATGCTTCATCTTCCAAGGCTTTGGCTCCTTCGCACTTCTTTGCATGCACAACCTCTACTGTTACAGGCCCCATGAGCGCGCGTCGTCCCCGACCGAGCCCTTCGTGCTCCCAGGCTTGCCATTTCATTTCGAGATCGCCAGGCAGCAACTACCGCTTCAATTCCAGTTGTTGCCTCGTTTCACGGAGATGTGCAATGAAGTACGAGAGGGCGAATTCGCCATGGACGGTGTCCTCGTCAACAGTGTCGACGAATTGGAGCCAGGATATTCCGAGCGCTTAGCGGCGGCCTCCGGGAAGAAGGTGTGCACCATCGGACCGGTGTCGCTGTGTTATAGATCAGGGAGGTTGGACATGGCTAATAGGGGTAAGAAGCTGTCAGTGGATGCAAGCCGATGCTTAGATTGGCTTGATTCGATGAAGCCACGGTCCGTGATCTACGTCAGTTTCGGTAGCGTCGGCAGCTTCGCACCCGCACAACTGATGGAGCTCGGCTACGGTCTGCTCGCCTCAAACAGGCCATTCATCTGGGTCATCAATGGCCTGGAAAGGTTTCCGGGCGCAGTAGACCAATGGCTGCAAGAGAAGCTCGAGAAAGAAGGTGACTCAAAGTGTCTCTTGATCAGGGGGTGGGCGCCGCAGGTGATGATCCTGTCGCACCCGGCGGTGGGTGGTTTCTTGacgcactgcgggtggaactcgacGCTGGAGAGCGCGAGTGCGGGCGTACCGATGGCGACATGGCCGCTCTTCTCGGAGCAATTCCTCAACGAGAAGTTGATCGTGGATGTGCTCGGGATCGGAGTCGCGGTGGGCGTCAAGACCTCCATGCAGCAGATGAGGCAATCGCCGGAAGAGGGAGCGCGGATCTCGAGGGAGGAAGTCGCTAAGGCCGTGGAGAGGTTGATGGACGGAGGGCAGGagggagaagagaggagaaggagagctGAAGAATTTGGAGAGAAGGCACGGAAAGCGATGATGGAGGGAGGTTCTTCGTATGAGAACGTGACACGATTGATTGAATTGGTGGCAACAAAAGCGAAGGAATAG